In Salarias fasciatus chromosome 2, fSalaFa1.1, whole genome shotgun sequence, one genomic interval encodes:
- the LOC115407032 gene encoding uncharacterized protein LOC115407032: protein MFVIFCFLLMIRVGHSTDDQTFETKSVAAQQHATLECPREKLLNSDKLYWIRIISGHQPEFLGRTTVLNDEGVHKTPHFTTKQENEIFILYINQTQINDTGLYYCIRTSWNNMIFLRGVFLNVEGPQSSVSGIIQAPPSAAVHPGESVSLQCSVLSDSEKKTCSEDYRVHWFRAGSHQSHPSFIYTHGGNAECGHSSQKCFYSFSKKVSVSDAGTYYCAVAACGEVMFGNRTKVDIKNWNHTEIALCIVCAALAASVTVSVYLIWTIKKKNFNCGAEPASSDQQADEAVLTYSAPTFSRRKVTKAERGNTHSAQKETIYTDVRFHH from the exons atgtttgtcatattttgttttctgttgatgatCAGAGTTGGAC actCCACAGATGATCAGACATTTGAGACAAAGTCTGTTGCTGCTCAACAACATGCGACCCTGGAATGTCCTCGAGAGAAACTTCTGAATTCTGACAAGCTGTACTGGATCAGAATCATTTCTGGTCACCAGCCTGAATTCTTGGGAAGAACAACGGTCCTCAATGATGAAGGAGTTCATAAAACTCCTCATTTTACAAccaaacaagaaaatgaaatttttaTTCTGTACATTAATCAAACTCAGATCAATGACACTGGACTTTACTACTGCATACGGACCAGCTGGAATAACATGATCTTTTTGAGAGGAGTGTTTCTAAATGTTGAAG GACCCCAATCTTCCGTCTCTGGCATCATTcaagctcctccgtctgctgcggtccatccaggagagtcggtgtctctgcagtgttcggtcctctctgactctgagaagaaaacatgttcagaagatTACAGAGTTCACTGGTTCAGAGCAGGATCACATCAATCTCACCCCAGTTTCATTTATACTCATGGAGGCAATGCAGAGTGTGGACActcttcacagaaatgtttctatagCTTCTCTAAGAAGGTCAGTGTCTCTGATGCTGGTACTTAttactgtgctgtggctgcatgtggagaggtCATGTTTGGAAACAGAACAAAAGTAGACATTAAAA atTGGAATCACACAGAAATAGCTCTTTGTATTGTCTGTGCTGCTTTGGCTGCAAGTGTGACTGTTTCAGTCTATCTCATTTGGACCATCAAGAAGAAGAATTTTAACTGTG GTGCTGAACCAgccagcagtgatcagcag GCAGATGAAGCTGTGTTGACCTATTCTGCACCaaccttcagcaggagaaaagtcacaaaagcagaaagaggaaacacacactcggCTCAGAAAGAGACGATCTACACTGACGTGCGTTTTCACCACTGA